One window of Cohnella hashimotonis genomic DNA carries:
- a CDS encoding DUF2512 family protein has product MKFMLKWLVNGTVVTTLLMYYSNASFLGAATTATILTIIAYIVGDQIILRSTNNTIATISDGILAYLVLWIAASAMKWTISPGEILIVAIITGVAEFFIHRYVFQTRLSYQRA; this is encoded by the coding sequence ATGAAATTCATGCTGAAGTGGCTTGTGAACGGCACGGTCGTGACGACCTTGCTCATGTATTACTCGAACGCATCGTTCCTTGGCGCAGCGACGACCGCCACCATCCTTACGATCATTGCCTATATTGTCGGGGATCAGATCATTCTCCGCTCCACCAACAATACGATTGCGACGATATCCGACGGTATTTTGGCTTATCTGGTGCTGTGGATTGCGGCCTCCGCGATGAAATGGACGATCAGCCCCGGAGAGATTTTGATCGTAGCGATCATAACGGGCGTAGCCGAATTTTTCATTCATCGTTACGTGTTCCAAACCAGGCTTTCGTATCAACGCGCTTAA
- a CDS encoding DUF3231 family protein, translating into MGILSGNPKDEPLHYGEIFDIWQASVAAKGCISGYRALKQHAGDQDLKKVLDQCIDQAELEASECDKLLKSNGIVPPPELPQRPEAKLEEIPPGARFSDMEIAATISADTAIGLVACSQTMGKSIREDLAVLFGKYHVTKAAIGLRMLRLSKEKGWLVPPPLQIQRPEAVHA; encoded by the coding sequence ATGGGTATCTTAAGCGGCAATCCGAAAGACGAACCTTTGCATTACGGCGAAATATTCGACATCTGGCAAGCATCCGTTGCGGCCAAAGGCTGCATCTCCGGCTACCGGGCGCTGAAGCAGCACGCGGGAGACCAGGACCTTAAGAAGGTTCTCGATCAATGCATCGATCAAGCGGAGCTTGAAGCGAGCGAATGCGACAAGCTGCTGAAGAGCAACGGGATCGTGCCGCCGCCTGAGCTGCCGCAGCGTCCGGAAGCGAAGCTGGAGGAAATTCCGCCGGGCGCCCGCTTCTCCGATATGGAGATCGCGGCGACGATTTCTGCCGACACGGCGATCGGCCTGGTAGCCTGCAGCCAGACGATGGGCAAATCGATTCGCGAGGACCTTGCGGTGCTGTTCGGCAAATACCATGTGACAAAAGCCGCGATCGGATTGCGCATGCTTCGCTTAAGCAAAGAAAAAGGATGGCTCGTGCCGCCGCCGCTGCAAATCCAGCGTCCGGAAGCGGTCCACGCCTAG
- a CDS encoding Gfo/Idh/MocA family protein, whose product MMLKVGVIGTGGIFKFAHLPGWLSHKEVELVAFCDAFRASAESAALAFPGAKVYEDYRELIADPSIDIVGISTPNLYHSEIAIAALRKGKHVFCEKPDAVSAEEAQKMADAARESGRLLMTMRNNRFSEEAKFIKKLIAQGKLGEMYMGRCGWIRRRGIPGRGGWFTTKGLSGGGPLIDLGVHMIDMAMWTAGNPKPVTVSGSTYRKFADRPDASGNIPEGTFDVEDLAAGFIRFDSGASLQIEFSWASNIEEEQKFLEWRGTEGGFSLINDKLKLYTEKEGVLIDEQPRFPEAVVPQHTANIRHFVECVLGHESPIFLPEHGVDMIKILSAIYESAERGREVQL is encoded by the coding sequence ATGATGTTGAAAGTTGGCGTTATCGGTACGGGCGGCATTTTCAAGTTCGCGCATTTGCCGGGCTGGTTATCTCACAAAGAAGTGGAACTGGTCGCTTTTTGCGACGCCTTTCGCGCTTCCGCGGAATCGGCGGCTCTTGCATTTCCCGGCGCGAAGGTGTACGAAGATTACCGCGAGCTGATTGCGGATCCGTCCATCGACATCGTCGGCATCAGCACGCCGAACCTGTACCACTCCGAGATCGCGATCGCGGCGCTGCGCAAGGGCAAGCATGTATTCTGCGAGAAGCCGGATGCCGTAAGCGCGGAGGAAGCGCAAAAAATGGCGGATGCCGCCCGCGAGTCGGGCAGACTGCTCATGACGATGCGCAACAACCGCTTCAGCGAAGAAGCGAAGTTCATCAAAAAGCTGATTGCGCAAGGCAAACTCGGCGAGATGTACATGGGCCGCTGCGGGTGGATCCGCCGAAGGGGCATTCCGGGACGCGGCGGTTGGTTCACGACGAAGGGGCTCTCGGGCGGCGGTCCGCTCATCGATCTGGGCGTCCATATGATCGACATGGCGATGTGGACTGCAGGCAATCCGAAGCCGGTCACCGTATCGGGATCGACCTACCGCAAGTTCGCGGACCGTCCGGATGCGTCCGGCAACATTCCCGAAGGAACGTTCGACGTCGAAGATCTGGCTGCCGGCTTTATCCGCTTCGACAGCGGCGCCTCGCTCCAGATTGAGTTCAGCTGGGCGTCGAATATCGAAGAAGAGCAGAAGTTTCTGGAGTGGCGCGGCACGGAAGGCGGCTTTAGTCTGATCAACGACAAGCTGAAGCTTTATACAGAAAAGGAAGGCGTGCTGATCGACGAGCAGCCGAGGTTCCCCGAAGCTGTCGTCCCGCAGCATACCGCCAATATCCGTCACTTCGTGGAATGCGTGCTCGGACACGAGTCGCCGATTTTTTTGCCGGAGCATGGCGTCGACATGATCAAGATTTTGTCCGCCATTTATGAATCCGCCGAGCGCGGACGCGAGGTTCAGCTTTAA
- a CDS encoding DinB family protein: MFNSIENFVEEWEREAKMTAGLLDTLTDESLARRIVEDRRTLGDLAWHLIASIQFMNALGLSFEGAGEGDGTNRAAFALAQGYRSISDRFIDAIQMQWSDANLSDRVEIAGEAWSNGDSLRFALMHQAHHRGQMTVLMRQAGLRPPGLYGPAYETWVEQGMAPRA; the protein is encoded by the coding sequence ATGTTCAATTCGATCGAAAACTTCGTAGAAGAGTGGGAACGCGAAGCTAAAATGACGGCCGGTTTGCTGGACACGCTGACGGATGAATCGCTTGCGCGGAGGATCGTCGAAGACCGGCGTACTTTGGGTGATTTGGCATGGCATTTGATCGCGTCGATACAGTTCATGAACGCGCTCGGCCTGTCATTTGAAGGCGCCGGCGAGGGGGACGGCACGAATCGTGCGGCCTTTGCGCTCGCGCAGGGTTACCGGTCGATCAGCGACCGCTTTATTGACGCGATCCAAATGCAGTGGAGCGATGCCAATCTGTCGGACCGGGTAGAGATCGCGGGCGAGGCATGGTCAAACGGCGATTCGCTCCGTTTCGCGCTCATGCATCAGGCGCACCACCGCGGACAGATGACCGTCTTGATGAGACAGGCCGGACTTCGGCCGCCGGGCTTGTACGGGCCGGCCTACGAGACTTGGGTCGAGCAGGGAATGGCGCCGCGCGCTTGA